In a single window of the Cherax quadricarinatus isolate ZL_2023a chromosome 88, ASM3850222v1, whole genome shotgun sequence genome:
- the LOC128698531 gene encoding piwi-like protein Siwi isoform X3 encodes MAGRASRGRARGRYHQQDQENNLCRPGQDDLEGQMQRLHLQSDVTRRGRGGNERGRRNGGERAAGGRGRGGGRGRGGGHGESFNLLQKMSETRECVVWTRPQHVTDKRGTSGQPIMLRTNYYEVKATLDWVLCMYHVTFTPPEGRTKVKKVLLRQHSHALGNYIFDGNQLYLGHKLQHNPLELASKRPDNQETYTVKIRFVKEVPPSDTQFLQIFSILLRRCYEYLGLTQVGRHYYNSREEVQNQKYRVAIWPGYVSSIRQHETKIMMMTDILHKFLRLDTVYDILRKIKNTQPDSFKFVAGKQLLGMVVMTRYNQRTYRIDDIAWNLTAASMFSCQGQDITYLDYYQKTYQMTIKDPYQPLLMSKPKKKDLRRGQGNIYLIPELCVATGLSEDMRHDYNLMKDFASWTRMPPDKRVTALGKFNTKLFENQQVKAELQQWGLQFSQVLCQVRGRVLPSEVITQGSHTFTYNTSEAEWAKTVKDVAVNAGQKLTNWLLVYPVKLKKEADDLLLGLTKVSRSLRLLITQPKIECVHEDLTQEYVRVLARHGGVQAVVCILPNNRLDRYAALKKYTSVIMGVPSQMVLAKSLQNKTRMLSIISKIAMQINCKLGGEVWNIQIPFQQNTMVVGYDAYHDSVHRGASWGAVVASFNTNLTRYYGQVTRHANHEELTANFCASIQNALCHYKEVNGQLPERLIVYRDGVGEGQLQYVKDTEIAAIKACFKANNFSPRFSFVVVSKRIHTRLFAEGATTGNPINPPPGTVCDDVITLPERYDFYLVSQRVQQGTVTPTSYNILEDINSNLDADRHQRLAYKLTYLYYNWMGPVRVPAPCLYAHKLAYITGQAIHDLPHHNLSATLWYL; translated from the exons ATGGCAGGCCGAGCATCCAGGGGCAGAGCTAGGGGCCGCTATCATCAACAAGATCAAGAAAATAATTTATGCAGACCTGGCCAG GATGACCTTGAAGGTCAGATGCAGAGGCTACATCTGCAGAGTGACGTAACACGTAGAGGAAGAGGCGGTaatgaaagaggaagaagaaatggTGGTGAAAGAGCAGCGGGAGGTAGAGGTCGAGGAGGAGGTCGAGGACGAGGTGGTGGCCACGGGGAGAGCTTCAACCTGCTACAGAAGATGAGTGAAACAAGAGAGTGTGTGGTGTGGACTCGACCTCAGCACGTCACTGACAAAAGAG GCACCTCGGGTCAACCTATCATGCTGAGAACCAACTATTATGAGGTGAAGGCCACGCTTGACtgggtgttatgtatgtatcacGTCACCTTCACTCCCCCGGAGGGCAGGACCAAGGTGAAGAAGGTGCTGCTCAGACAACACAGTCATGCTCTGGGTAACTACATCTTTGACGGCAACCAGCTCTACCTCGGTCACAAACTACAACACAAT CCTCTGGAGTTGGCGTCGAAGCGGCCAGACAATCAGGAGACCTACACGGTCAAGATCCGTTTTGTGAAGGAGGTTCCCCCGTCAGATACACAGTTCCTGCAG ATATTTTCCATCTTGTTGCGTCGATGTTACGAATACCTGGGACTGACTCAAGTGGGTCGTCACTACTACAACAGCAGGGAGGAGGTACAGAACCAGAAGTACAG gGTAGCCATCTGGCCTGGATACGTCTCTAGCATAAGACAACACGAGACGAAGATTATGATGATGACAGATATACTTCATAAGTTCCTCAGACTTGATACCGTCTACGACATTCTCAGGAAGATCAAGAACACCCAACCAGACAGTTTT aAGTTCGTGGCAGGGAAGCAGCTGCTGGGGATGGTTGTTATGACGCGTTACAACCAGAGGACTTACAGGATCGACGACATTGCCTGGAACCTCACAGCTGCCAGCATGTTCTCCTGCCAAGGACAAGACATTACTTACTTGGATTATTACCAGAAG ACATACCAGATGACCATCAAGGATCCCTACCAGCCGCTGCTCATGTCGAAGCCGAAGAAGAAGGACCTGCGTCGTGGCCAGGGCAACATCTACCTCATCCCTGAGCTGTGTGTGGCCACGGGACTCTCGGAGGACATGCGACACGACTACAACCTCATGAAGGATTTCGCCAGCTGGACGCGCATGCCGCCAGACAAAAGGGTGACGGCGCTCGGGAAATTTAACACAAAGCTCTTCGAGAACCAGCAA GTGAAGGCAGAGTTGCAGCAGTGGGGATTACAGTTCTcacaggtgttgtgtcaggtgaggggtcgcgtcctgccaagtgaggtcatcacccagggctcccacaccttcacctacaacACCTCAGAGGCAGAATGGGCTAAGACCGTGAAAG ACGTTGCTGTGAACGCAGGTCAGAAGTTGACCAACTGGTTGCTGGTGTACCCGGTCAAGCTGAAGAAAGAAGCTGATGACCTCCTCCTGGGACTGACCAAAGTCAGTCGGTCACTCAGGCTACTAATCACACAACCAAAAAT AGAATGTGTGCACGAGGACCTGACGCAGGAGTACGTGAGGGTCCTGGCCAGGCACGGTGGCGTGCAGGCTGTGGTATGTATCCTGCCTAACAACAGGCTGGACAGGTACGCTGCTCTCAAGAAATATACCTCTGTTATCATGGGCGTACCATCCCag ATGGTTCTGGCCAAGAGTCTGCAGAATAAGACGAGAATGCTCAGCATCATCTCTAAGATTGCCATGCAGATCAACTGTAAACtgggaggagaagtatggaacATCCAGATACCCTTCCAG CAGAACACGATGGTGGTTGGGTACGACGCTTACCACGACAGCGTACATCGCGGTGCGTCGTGGGGCGCCGTCGTGGCGTCGTTCAACACCAATCTAACCCGGTACTACGGTCAAGTGACTCGCCATGCCAACCACGAGGAACTGACTGCTAACTTCTGCGCCTCCATCCAGA ACGCGCTGTGTCACTACAAGGAGGTGAACGGGCAGTTGCCGGAAAGACTGATAGTGTACCGTGATGGTGTTGGCGAGGGTCAACTACAGTACGTCAAGGACACAGAGATCGCTGCCATCAAG GCGTGCTTCAAGGCCAACAACTTCTCTCCACGCTTCAGCTTCGTCGTAGTCAGTAAGAGGATACACACCAGACTCTTTGCTGAGGGTGCCACCACTGGTAACCCCATTAATCCGCCTCCTGGCACCGTCTGTGACGACGTTATTACACTCCCAGAGAG GTACGACTTTTACCTCGTGAGTCAGAGAGTACAACAGGGGACAGTCACGCCAACATCATACAACATCCTGGAAGACATCAACTCTAACTTGGACGCTGATAGGCACCAGCGCCTCGCCTACAAGCTCACCTACCTCTACTACAATTGGATG GGTCCTGTGAGGGTACCAGCGCCTTGTCTCTACGCTCACAAGTTAGCATATATCACTGGTCAAGCTATCCACGACCTGCCACACCACAACCTCTCTGCTACCCTGTGGTATCTCTGA
- the LOC128698531 gene encoding piwi-like protein Siwi isoform X5: MYKPKDCVEHQEVGMAGRASRGRARGRYHQQDQENNLCRPGQDDLEGQMQRLHLQSDVTRRGRGGNERGRRNGGERAAGGRGRGGGRGRGGGHGESFNLLQKMSETRECVVWTRPQHVTDKRGTSGQPIMLRTNYYEVKATLDWVLCMYHVTFTPPEGRTKVKKVLLRQHSHALGNYIFDGNQLYLGHKLQHNPLELASKRPDNQETYTVKIRFVKEVPPSDTQFLQIFSILLRRCYEYLGLTQVGRHYYNSREEVQNQKYRVAIWPGYVSSIRQHETKIMMMTDILHKFLRLDTVYDILRKIKNTQPDSFKFVAGKQLLGMVVMTRYNQRTYRIDDIAWNLTAASMFSCQGQDITYLDYYQKTYQMTIKDPYQPLLMSKPKKKDLRRGQGNIYLIPELCVATGLSEDMRHDYNLMKDFASWTRMPPDKRVTALGKFNTKLFENQQVKAELQQWGLQFSQVLCQVRGRVLPSEVITQGSHTFTYNTSEAEWAKTVKDVAVNAGQKLTNWLLVYPVKLKKEADDLLLGLTKVSRSLRLLITQPKIECVHEDLTQEYVRVLARHGGVQAVVCILPNNRLDRYAALKKYTSVIMGVPSQMVLAKSLQNKTRMLSIISKIAMQINCKLGGEVWNIQIPFQACFKANNFSPRFSFVVVSKRIHTRLFAEGATTGNPINPPPGTVCDDVITLPERYDFYLVSQRVQQGTVTPTSYNILEDINSNLDADRHQRLAYKLTYLYYNWMGPVRVPAPCLYAHKLAYITGQAIHDLPHHNLSATLWYL, translated from the exons ATGTATAAAcctaa agaTTGTGTTGAACATCAGGAGGTTGGGATGGCAGGCCGAGCATCCAGGGGCAGAGCTAGGGGCCGCTATCATCAACAAGATCAAGAAAATAATTTATGCAGACCTGGCCAG GATGACCTTGAAGGTCAGATGCAGAGGCTACATCTGCAGAGTGACGTAACACGTAGAGGAAGAGGCGGTaatgaaagaggaagaagaaatggTGGTGAAAGAGCAGCGGGAGGTAGAGGTCGAGGAGGAGGTCGAGGACGAGGTGGTGGCCACGGGGAGAGCTTCAACCTGCTACAGAAGATGAGTGAAACAAGAGAGTGTGTGGTGTGGACTCGACCTCAGCACGTCACTGACAAAAGAG GCACCTCGGGTCAACCTATCATGCTGAGAACCAACTATTATGAGGTGAAGGCCACGCTTGACtgggtgttatgtatgtatcacGTCACCTTCACTCCCCCGGAGGGCAGGACCAAGGTGAAGAAGGTGCTGCTCAGACAACACAGTCATGCTCTGGGTAACTACATCTTTGACGGCAACCAGCTCTACCTCGGTCACAAACTACAACACAAT CCTCTGGAGTTGGCGTCGAAGCGGCCAGACAATCAGGAGACCTACACGGTCAAGATCCGTTTTGTGAAGGAGGTTCCCCCGTCAGATACACAGTTCCTGCAG ATATTTTCCATCTTGTTGCGTCGATGTTACGAATACCTGGGACTGACTCAAGTGGGTCGTCACTACTACAACAGCAGGGAGGAGGTACAGAACCAGAAGTACAG gGTAGCCATCTGGCCTGGATACGTCTCTAGCATAAGACAACACGAGACGAAGATTATGATGATGACAGATATACTTCATAAGTTCCTCAGACTTGATACCGTCTACGACATTCTCAGGAAGATCAAGAACACCCAACCAGACAGTTTT aAGTTCGTGGCAGGGAAGCAGCTGCTGGGGATGGTTGTTATGACGCGTTACAACCAGAGGACTTACAGGATCGACGACATTGCCTGGAACCTCACAGCTGCCAGCATGTTCTCCTGCCAAGGACAAGACATTACTTACTTGGATTATTACCAGAAG ACATACCAGATGACCATCAAGGATCCCTACCAGCCGCTGCTCATGTCGAAGCCGAAGAAGAAGGACCTGCGTCGTGGCCAGGGCAACATCTACCTCATCCCTGAGCTGTGTGTGGCCACGGGACTCTCGGAGGACATGCGACACGACTACAACCTCATGAAGGATTTCGCCAGCTGGACGCGCATGCCGCCAGACAAAAGGGTGACGGCGCTCGGGAAATTTAACACAAAGCTCTTCGAGAACCAGCAA GTGAAGGCAGAGTTGCAGCAGTGGGGATTACAGTTCTcacaggtgttgtgtcaggtgaggggtcgcgtcctgccaagtgaggtcatcacccagggctcccacaccttcacctacaacACCTCAGAGGCAGAATGGGCTAAGACCGTGAAAG ACGTTGCTGTGAACGCAGGTCAGAAGTTGACCAACTGGTTGCTGGTGTACCCGGTCAAGCTGAAGAAAGAAGCTGATGACCTCCTCCTGGGACTGACCAAAGTCAGTCGGTCACTCAGGCTACTAATCACACAACCAAAAAT AGAATGTGTGCACGAGGACCTGACGCAGGAGTACGTGAGGGTCCTGGCCAGGCACGGTGGCGTGCAGGCTGTGGTATGTATCCTGCCTAACAACAGGCTGGACAGGTACGCTGCTCTCAAGAAATATACCTCTGTTATCATGGGCGTACCATCCCag ATGGTTCTGGCCAAGAGTCTGCAGAATAAGACGAGAATGCTCAGCATCATCTCTAAGATTGCCATGCAGATCAACTGTAAACtgggaggagaagtatggaacATCCAGATACCCTTCCAG GCGTGCTTCAAGGCCAACAACTTCTCTCCACGCTTCAGCTTCGTCGTAGTCAGTAAGAGGATACACACCAGACTCTTTGCTGAGGGTGCCACCACTGGTAACCCCATTAATCCGCCTCCTGGCACCGTCTGTGACGACGTTATTACACTCCCAGAGAG GTACGACTTTTACCTCGTGAGTCAGAGAGTACAACAGGGGACAGTCACGCCAACATCATACAACATCCTGGAAGACATCAACTCTAACTTGGACGCTGATAGGCACCAGCGCCTCGCCTACAAGCTCACCTACCTCTACTACAATTGGATG GGTCCTGTGAGGGTACCAGCGCCTTGTCTCTACGCTCACAAGTTAGCATATATCACTGGTCAAGCTATCCACGACCTGCCACACCACAACCTCTCTGCTACCCTGTGGTATCTCTGA
- the LOC128698531 gene encoding piwi-like protein Siwi isoform X4 gives MQRLHLQSDVTRRGRGGNERGRRNGGERAAGGRGRGGGRGRGGGHGESFNLLQKMSETRECVVWTRPQHVTDKRGTSGQPIMLRTNYYEVKATLDWVLCMYHVTFTPPEGRTKVKKVLLRQHSHALGNYIFDGNQLYLGHKLQHNPLELASKRPDNQETYTVKIRFVKEVPPSDTQFLQIFSILLRRCYEYLGLTQVGRHYYNSREEVQNQKYRVAIWPGYVSSIRQHETKIMMMTDILHKFLRLDTVYDILRKIKNTQPDSFKFVAGKQLLGMVVMTRYNQRTYRIDDIAWNLTAASMFSCQGQDITYLDYYQKTYQMTIKDPYQPLLMSKPKKKDLRRGQGNIYLIPELCVATGLSEDMRHDYNLMKDFASWTRMPPDKRVTALGKFNTKLFENQQVKAELQQWGLQFSQVLCQVRGRVLPSEVITQGSHTFTYNTSEAEWAKTVKDVAVNAGQKLTNWLLVYPVKLKKEADDLLLGLTKVSRSLRLLITQPKIECVHEDLTQEYVRVLARHGGVQAVVCILPNNRLDRYAALKKYTSVIMGVPSQMVLAKSLQNKTRMLSIISKIAMQINCKLGGEVWNIQIPFQQNTMVVGYDAYHDSVHRGASWGAVVASFNTNLTRYYGQVTRHANHEELTANFCASIQNALCHYKEVNGQLPERLIVYRDGVGEGQLQYVKDTEIAAIKACFKANNFSPRFSFVVVSKRIHTRLFAEGATTGNPINPPPGTVCDDVITLPERYDFYLVSQRVQQGTVTPTSYNILEDINSNLDADRHQRLAYKLTYLYYNWMGPVRVPAPCLYAHKLAYITGQAIHDLPHHNLSATLWYL, from the exons ATGCAGAGGCTACATCTGCAGAGTGACGTAACACGTAGAGGAAGAGGCGGTaatgaaagaggaagaagaaatggTGGTGAAAGAGCAGCGGGAGGTAGAGGTCGAGGAGGAGGTCGAGGACGAGGTGGTGGCCACGGGGAGAGCTTCAACCTGCTACAGAAGATGAGTGAAACAAGAGAGTGTGTGGTGTGGACTCGACCTCAGCACGTCACTGACAAAAGAG GCACCTCGGGTCAACCTATCATGCTGAGAACCAACTATTATGAGGTGAAGGCCACGCTTGACtgggtgttatgtatgtatcacGTCACCTTCACTCCCCCGGAGGGCAGGACCAAGGTGAAGAAGGTGCTGCTCAGACAACACAGTCATGCTCTGGGTAACTACATCTTTGACGGCAACCAGCTCTACCTCGGTCACAAACTACAACACAAT CCTCTGGAGTTGGCGTCGAAGCGGCCAGACAATCAGGAGACCTACACGGTCAAGATCCGTTTTGTGAAGGAGGTTCCCCCGTCAGATACACAGTTCCTGCAG ATATTTTCCATCTTGTTGCGTCGATGTTACGAATACCTGGGACTGACTCAAGTGGGTCGTCACTACTACAACAGCAGGGAGGAGGTACAGAACCAGAAGTACAG gGTAGCCATCTGGCCTGGATACGTCTCTAGCATAAGACAACACGAGACGAAGATTATGATGATGACAGATATACTTCATAAGTTCCTCAGACTTGATACCGTCTACGACATTCTCAGGAAGATCAAGAACACCCAACCAGACAGTTTT aAGTTCGTGGCAGGGAAGCAGCTGCTGGGGATGGTTGTTATGACGCGTTACAACCAGAGGACTTACAGGATCGACGACATTGCCTGGAACCTCACAGCTGCCAGCATGTTCTCCTGCCAAGGACAAGACATTACTTACTTGGATTATTACCAGAAG ACATACCAGATGACCATCAAGGATCCCTACCAGCCGCTGCTCATGTCGAAGCCGAAGAAGAAGGACCTGCGTCGTGGCCAGGGCAACATCTACCTCATCCCTGAGCTGTGTGTGGCCACGGGACTCTCGGAGGACATGCGACACGACTACAACCTCATGAAGGATTTCGCCAGCTGGACGCGCATGCCGCCAGACAAAAGGGTGACGGCGCTCGGGAAATTTAACACAAAGCTCTTCGAGAACCAGCAA GTGAAGGCAGAGTTGCAGCAGTGGGGATTACAGTTCTcacaggtgttgtgtcaggtgaggggtcgcgtcctgccaagtgaggtcatcacccagggctcccacaccttcacctacaacACCTCAGAGGCAGAATGGGCTAAGACCGTGAAAG ACGTTGCTGTGAACGCAGGTCAGAAGTTGACCAACTGGTTGCTGGTGTACCCGGTCAAGCTGAAGAAAGAAGCTGATGACCTCCTCCTGGGACTGACCAAAGTCAGTCGGTCACTCAGGCTACTAATCACACAACCAAAAAT AGAATGTGTGCACGAGGACCTGACGCAGGAGTACGTGAGGGTCCTGGCCAGGCACGGTGGCGTGCAGGCTGTGGTATGTATCCTGCCTAACAACAGGCTGGACAGGTACGCTGCTCTCAAGAAATATACCTCTGTTATCATGGGCGTACCATCCCag ATGGTTCTGGCCAAGAGTCTGCAGAATAAGACGAGAATGCTCAGCATCATCTCTAAGATTGCCATGCAGATCAACTGTAAACtgggaggagaagtatggaacATCCAGATACCCTTCCAG CAGAACACGATGGTGGTTGGGTACGACGCTTACCACGACAGCGTACATCGCGGTGCGTCGTGGGGCGCCGTCGTGGCGTCGTTCAACACCAATCTAACCCGGTACTACGGTCAAGTGACTCGCCATGCCAACCACGAGGAACTGACTGCTAACTTCTGCGCCTCCATCCAGA ACGCGCTGTGTCACTACAAGGAGGTGAACGGGCAGTTGCCGGAAAGACTGATAGTGTACCGTGATGGTGTTGGCGAGGGTCAACTACAGTACGTCAAGGACACAGAGATCGCTGCCATCAAG GCGTGCTTCAAGGCCAACAACTTCTCTCCACGCTTCAGCTTCGTCGTAGTCAGTAAGAGGATACACACCAGACTCTTTGCTGAGGGTGCCACCACTGGTAACCCCATTAATCCGCCTCCTGGCACCGTCTGTGACGACGTTATTACACTCCCAGAGAG GTACGACTTTTACCTCGTGAGTCAGAGAGTACAACAGGGGACAGTCACGCCAACATCATACAACATCCTGGAAGACATCAACTCTAACTTGGACGCTGATAGGCACCAGCGCCTCGCCTACAAGCTCACCTACCTCTACTACAATTGGATG GGTCCTGTGAGGGTACCAGCGCCTTGTCTCTACGCTCACAAGTTAGCATATATCACTGGTCAAGCTATCCACGACCTGCCACACCACAACCTCTCTGCTACCCTGTGGTATCTCTGA
- the LOC128698531 gene encoding piwi-like protein Siwi isoform X2, with the protein MYKPKDCVEHQEVGMAGRASRGRARGRYHQQDQENNLCRPGQDDLEGQMQRLHLQSDVTRRGRGGNERGRRNGGERAAGGRGRGGGRGRGGGHGESFNLLQKMSETRECVVWTRPQHVTDKRGTSGQPIMLRTNYYEVKATLDWVLCMYHVTFTPPEGRTKVKKVLLRQHSHALGNYIFDGNQLYLGHKLQHNPLELASKRPDNQETYTVKIRFVKEVPPSDTQFLQIFSILLRRCYEYLGLTQVGRHYYNSREEVQNQKYRVAIWPGYVSSIRQHETKIMMMTDILHKFLRLDTVYDILRKIKNTQPDSFKFVAGKQLLGMVVMTRYNQRTYRIDDIAWNLTAASMFSCQGQDITYLDYYQKTYQMTIKDPYQPLLMSKPKKKDLRRGQGNIYLIPELCVATGLSEDMRHDYNLMKDFASWTRMPPDKRVTALGKFNTKLFENQQVKAELQQWGLQFSQVLCQVRGRVLPSEVITQGSHTFTYNTSEAEWAKTVKDVAVNAGQKLTNWLLVYPVKLKKEADDLLLGLTKVSRSLRLLITQPKIECVHEDLTQEYVRVLARHGGVQAVVCILPNNRLDRYAALKKYTSVIMGVPSQMVLAKSLQNKTRMLSIISKIAMQINCKLGGEVWNIQIPFQNTMVVGYDAYHDSVHRGASWGAVVASFNTNLTRYYGQVTRHANHEELTANFCASIQNALCHYKEVNGQLPERLIVYRDGVGEGQLQYVKDTEIAAIKACFKANNFSPRFSFVVVSKRIHTRLFAEGATTGNPINPPPGTVCDDVITLPERYDFYLVSQRVQQGTVTPTSYNILEDINSNLDADRHQRLAYKLTYLYYNWMGPVRVPAPCLYAHKLAYITGQAIHDLPHHNLSATLWYL; encoded by the exons ATGTATAAAcctaa agaTTGTGTTGAACATCAGGAGGTTGGGATGGCAGGCCGAGCATCCAGGGGCAGAGCTAGGGGCCGCTATCATCAACAAGATCAAGAAAATAATTTATGCAGACCTGGCCAG GATGACCTTGAAGGTCAGATGCAGAGGCTACATCTGCAGAGTGACGTAACACGTAGAGGAAGAGGCGGTaatgaaagaggaagaagaaatggTGGTGAAAGAGCAGCGGGAGGTAGAGGTCGAGGAGGAGGTCGAGGACGAGGTGGTGGCCACGGGGAGAGCTTCAACCTGCTACAGAAGATGAGTGAAACAAGAGAGTGTGTGGTGTGGACTCGACCTCAGCACGTCACTGACAAAAGAG GCACCTCGGGTCAACCTATCATGCTGAGAACCAACTATTATGAGGTGAAGGCCACGCTTGACtgggtgttatgtatgtatcacGTCACCTTCACTCCCCCGGAGGGCAGGACCAAGGTGAAGAAGGTGCTGCTCAGACAACACAGTCATGCTCTGGGTAACTACATCTTTGACGGCAACCAGCTCTACCTCGGTCACAAACTACAACACAAT CCTCTGGAGTTGGCGTCGAAGCGGCCAGACAATCAGGAGACCTACACGGTCAAGATCCGTTTTGTGAAGGAGGTTCCCCCGTCAGATACACAGTTCCTGCAG ATATTTTCCATCTTGTTGCGTCGATGTTACGAATACCTGGGACTGACTCAAGTGGGTCGTCACTACTACAACAGCAGGGAGGAGGTACAGAACCAGAAGTACAG gGTAGCCATCTGGCCTGGATACGTCTCTAGCATAAGACAACACGAGACGAAGATTATGATGATGACAGATATACTTCATAAGTTCCTCAGACTTGATACCGTCTACGACATTCTCAGGAAGATCAAGAACACCCAACCAGACAGTTTT aAGTTCGTGGCAGGGAAGCAGCTGCTGGGGATGGTTGTTATGACGCGTTACAACCAGAGGACTTACAGGATCGACGACATTGCCTGGAACCTCACAGCTGCCAGCATGTTCTCCTGCCAAGGACAAGACATTACTTACTTGGATTATTACCAGAAG ACATACCAGATGACCATCAAGGATCCCTACCAGCCGCTGCTCATGTCGAAGCCGAAGAAGAAGGACCTGCGTCGTGGCCAGGGCAACATCTACCTCATCCCTGAGCTGTGTGTGGCCACGGGACTCTCGGAGGACATGCGACACGACTACAACCTCATGAAGGATTTCGCCAGCTGGACGCGCATGCCGCCAGACAAAAGGGTGACGGCGCTCGGGAAATTTAACACAAAGCTCTTCGAGAACCAGCAA GTGAAGGCAGAGTTGCAGCAGTGGGGATTACAGTTCTcacaggtgttgtgtcaggtgaggggtcgcgtcctgccaagtgaggtcatcacccagggctcccacaccttcacctacaacACCTCAGAGGCAGAATGGGCTAAGACCGTGAAAG ACGTTGCTGTGAACGCAGGTCAGAAGTTGACCAACTGGTTGCTGGTGTACCCGGTCAAGCTGAAGAAAGAAGCTGATGACCTCCTCCTGGGACTGACCAAAGTCAGTCGGTCACTCAGGCTACTAATCACACAACCAAAAAT AGAATGTGTGCACGAGGACCTGACGCAGGAGTACGTGAGGGTCCTGGCCAGGCACGGTGGCGTGCAGGCTGTGGTATGTATCCTGCCTAACAACAGGCTGGACAGGTACGCTGCTCTCAAGAAATATACCTCTGTTATCATGGGCGTACCATCCCag ATGGTTCTGGCCAAGAGTCTGCAGAATAAGACGAGAATGCTCAGCATCATCTCTAAGATTGCCATGCAGATCAACTGTAAACtgggaggagaagtatggaacATCCAGATACCCTTCCAG AACACGATGGTGGTTGGGTACGACGCTTACCACGACAGCGTACATCGCGGTGCGTCGTGGGGCGCCGTCGTGGCGTCGTTCAACACCAATCTAACCCGGTACTACGGTCAAGTGACTCGCCATGCCAACCACGAGGAACTGACTGCTAACTTCTGCGCCTCCATCCAGA ACGCGCTGTGTCACTACAAGGAGGTGAACGGGCAGTTGCCGGAAAGACTGATAGTGTACCGTGATGGTGTTGGCGAGGGTCAACTACAGTACGTCAAGGACACAGAGATCGCTGCCATCAAG GCGTGCTTCAAGGCCAACAACTTCTCTCCACGCTTCAGCTTCGTCGTAGTCAGTAAGAGGATACACACCAGACTCTTTGCTGAGGGTGCCACCACTGGTAACCCCATTAATCCGCCTCCTGGCACCGTCTGTGACGACGTTATTACACTCCCAGAGAG GTACGACTTTTACCTCGTGAGTCAGAGAGTACAACAGGGGACAGTCACGCCAACATCATACAACATCCTGGAAGACATCAACTCTAACTTGGACGCTGATAGGCACCAGCGCCTCGCCTACAAGCTCACCTACCTCTACTACAATTGGATG GGTCCTGTGAGGGTACCAGCGCCTTGTCTCTACGCTCACAAGTTAGCATATATCACTGGTCAAGCTATCCACGACCTGCCACACCACAACCTCTCTGCTACCCTGTGGTATCTCTGA